The genomic interval ATAGCAGACCTCAAGTAATCTCTCCTGACCTGATTTACAATCAGCAGATGAAGCAATGGTAGACCTCAAGTAATCTCTCCTGACTTAACAAATAGCAGATGAAGCAATAGCAGTCCTCAAGTAATCTCTCCTGACCTGATTAACAATCAGCAGATGAAGCAATGGAAGACCTCAAGTAATCTCTCCAGACCTGATTAGCAAACAGCAGATGAAGCAATGGCAGACCTCAAGTAATCTCTCCTGACCTAATTAGCAAACAGTAGATGAAGCAATGGCAGACATCAAGTAATCTCACCTAACCTGATTAGCAAACTGCAGATGAAGCAATAGCAGACCTCAAGTAATCTCTCCTGACCTAATTAGAAAACAACAGATGAAACAATGGCAGACCTTAAGTAATCTCTCCTGACATGATTAGCAAACAGCAGATGAAACAATGGCAGACCTCAAGTAATCTCTCCTGACCTGATTAGCAAACAGCAGATGAAGCAATGGCAGACCCTAAGTAATCTCTCCTGACCTGATTAGAAAACAGCAGATGAAGCAATGGCAGATCTCAAGTAATTTCTCCTGACCTGATTAGCAAACAGCAGATGAAGCAATGGTAGACCTCAAGTAATCTCTCCAGACCTGATTAGCAAACAGCAGATGAAGCAATGGCAGACCTCAAGTAATCTCTCCTGACCTGATTAGCAACAGTAGATGAAGCAATGGAAGACATCAAGTAATCTCTCCTGACCTGATTAGCAAACAGCAGATGAAACAATGGCAGACCTCAAGTAATCTCTCCTGACCTAATTAGAAAACAGCACATGAAACAATTGCAGACCTCAAGTAATCTCTCCTGACCTGATTAGCAAACAGCAGATGAAGCAATGGCAGCCCCTAAGTAATCTCCCCTGACCTGATTAGCAAACAGAAGATGAAGCAATGGCGGACTTCAAGTAATCTCTCCTGACCTGATTAGCAAACAGCAGATGAAGCAACGGCAGACCTCAAATAATCTCTCCTGACCTGATTAGCAAACAGCAGATGAAGCAATGGCAGACCTCAAGTAATTTCTCCTGACCTGATTAGCAAACATCAGATGAAGCAATGGCGACCTCAAGTAATCTCTCCCGACCTGATTAGCAAACAGCAGATGAAGCAATGGCAGACCTCAAGTAATCTCTCCTGACCTGATTAGCAAACAGCAGATGAAGCAATGGCAGACCTCAAGTAATCTCTCCTGACCTGATTAGCAAACAGCAGATGAAGCAATGGCAGACCGCAAGTAATCTCTCCTGACCTGATTAGCAAACAGCAGATGAAGCACAGTCCTGTCCTCCCTGTCCTTGAGCACCTGTCTGATGATCTGCAGCATGGGTGTGATACCCGTACCGCCCGCTATCATGCCTACCCGCCGGGCATGCACAGTGCGTGCCTCGGACTTCTTGTCAGCTTTGATCCTGAAAACTCCTGGTAGGAAGGAAATATGTAAAGTTTAGAATAGTTAAAGGGAGATTATGTGATTTTTATGtgtgttcaattgtaatatattgataacaagaaaccgtcggagatgggtgatgctccccaaaggtttttttgtcacaatatttcaccatatattcagataaaaggggacgtcttgagggcacagtagttgggtggacaagaattttttatataaaatttcaaaaggccataactctgtgaaaaatcatctgaccagaacccgctgataatatgcacatctcctcttggcagtggagcttcccataaagtttcattgaattctggtcattagtagctgagaaatagcccggacaagaattgcactatatgtacagttaatggaaaatttcaaagggccataactctgtgaaaaatcatccgaccagaacccgctaataatatgcacatctcctcttggtagtgaagcttcccgtaaagtttcattgaattccggtcattagttgctgagaaatagcccggacaaaaattgtgcacggacggacacacagaagGACAagcggacagacgaagcggcgactatatgctccccccaaaactttttgggggggcataaaaatatgttgcaacaagcaaatttgttgaattgatatcccccgccaatatgcctctggacacaaaagtgttatatttgacattcaaaaaagtattttttcaagatacaaagggctattactccgttattaacagatggtttacaatgccatttggtgtgcatcatccccttatctacatatatactcataccaagtttcaatgaaatccgccaaagcacttccaagatatggctccggatggacggaaagaggGACGGAAAGATGGGCGGAcggaaggacaacgccaaaacaatatccctacgcCGTTGGCGGGagataataacacaaaataggcaagacaaattttacactgaagacgaatttcataaaatgcagcaatgaCAAATAAGAGCTCtgagctgattgtgacgaagatatttcgtacatattttcctacaataaccaaagcatttgtctctttattaggatcggagatagtgttcatgtgtcgtatgaaaagatattgttgcaggaaattaaataAATCCGTAAAATtgaatttagattcacatcgttcatgcatgatatacatgctggcgaatttgactgtacagacattttcgatttcagaattaaatatctggcttatttcgcatttttcgacacatgttcttcttaacttttattttaatttatatttaaatatatgtataataagtttttacacattttatataaattcataaatatttgacaaaatagtaCAATCTCCCTTTAAGAGTGATAAAGCGGGGTTTCGTGTGGTATGGATGGGAAATAGGAGATTGAAATACAGAATGTTAATTGTTCAGTACTAGTGTACAAGGTTTAGAGAGGAAATATGATATTTATATGCAGAATGTTAAGTCagtgagtgtttttttttgttcaaaatcagGTCCAGTATTACCGTATTCCCAATGGAAACAaaagtgccaaactgtcacaagatacacccgtttgaaggttttggacaacttgataactttaccatgacccatatttgaacttgacctacatatcatctagacacaacttctgaccaaatttggtgaagatcagatgaaaactacttcaattagagagcggacaccatgctaaatgcttgaaatgcactaagtgacctcgtgatctagtttttgacccagcatgacccatatttggacttgacctagatattgtctagacacaacttctgaccaaatttggtgaagattggatgaaaactacttcaattagagagctgacaccatgctaactgcttgaaatacactaagtgaccccgtgacctagtttttgacccagcatgacccatattcgaacttgacctagatattgtccagatacaacttctgatcaagtttggtgaagatcggaaaaaaactacttcaattagagagcggaaaccatgctaaatgcttgaaatgcactaagtgaccctgtgacctagtttttgacccggcataacccatattcgaacttaacctagatattgtctagataaaacttctgaccaagtttggtaacgatcggatgaaaactatttgaattagagagcagaaactgctgtggacgccgcccgctcacccgccgccaaggtgaaactataatacgtcccgtttttttaaaacgggcgtataaaaaaggtataaatttttcccaaatgggacctaaaaattcccattTCTTAAAAAATCCAATATGCAGCCACCTGGGTGGAGAAAAGCAAGTgtgagatttttttatatatttttggtcaGAAATTCTGTAGTCTGTGttggattcgaaccagggaccttctgATTCCTAcaccagcatcctaccactagaccacgctCTCActttaacatattattattaatggaCTGCTTATTTCCGTCAGAGGAGGTTGGCGACTAGGAGATCAGTTTTCTACCTTTGCCCTCATACTGCAGGAGGCCACTGGGTCCTCTGACATCAATGTAGTCGCCAATCTGCATGTCGTTCAGGTACTGAGACATCTTACCACCATCCGGGAACTTCTCATGCACGTTTTTGAAGTAAACCTGTATTTCAAAACAGGATATGACATCtcttaaccctttctcactcagaagcaaagtgaaaatgtgcaaacagcataaaaccagaacagcctgccagtaactctcagtctgttcaggttttatgctgtttgctgcttgtcagtatctaagggttggaaatgaaacctttaaaacttgaatttagtaagaacagtcttaaatgttactttctatttttaatgtgtaaaaatatgtatttaaggggtaaagggttaatgaaCGGCTGTTTTGATCTAAGACAAGAAGTACAGCCTGATAATCCTTCTTACAATGAAATTTGACTACATTGTATGAGATACTGAAACATGATTACattactttgaaaataaaaacagatttgttaatacaaatgtattgtCTATATTGATGAATAGGAAAATCATGTATAAATTGTGAGGATTTGTCCTAGTTTTTGCTGTTGCAAATTTTTTCAAGCTTAAgaatcaaattttgaaaacaaagattaatattatattaacataaaGAAATACATGCATTGCATGTACCTACACACCAATTTGTATGCATAAATTTTTAAATTCACACTCAAATTGTGTATGTTTTTTCAAAGCCTACTTTAAGCCTCAAATAAAATTTAAGTGTAAAATATACATCCAGTGTAAAATGTATTTCAAGGATCAATCATGAAAGTATAGTGTATGAAATGAACACTTTACCTTTATTACAAGGTCCATGAAGCCTTTATCATCATCACTGGACACAGGTGTGTATGGACGTATCACCAACTGACCATCCACCTTGGCAGATAGGTAGATGTGCTGACCTAAGACCAACACAAATAGTATAAAAATAGTTTCATCAGTGTTCAACAAAGGCACAGAAATGAGAGCATCAGGAAATAAATAAACGGTAGAACAAAAATAATGTAAGGACAGTAATTTAGACTCTTATGTTTTTATATACTAGTAAACAAAGAAATACTGAGtctatgtttaaatacatttacaaagaaATTGATAACAAGCAACTCAATTTCGTCATCGCTTTCTTCATGTCAATGTTATGTTACCTATATCacacatattaaaatatttttattaaaaaatgttacttaaaATGTCAGAAAATACTTGTAGAACTTATATCCATGCACTCTTCTTTGATGCATTTATTTACAACAACATAAATGTACAGAAAACATTAACTGTATAACTCTGGTACAAAGGTACAGAAGTTTTCTCCCATTCTCTGACTTACCAACCGGGAGGCCCAAGATGTGATCCATGGAGGGGAGAGCAAATCTGAACCTTCTTGTATCATGACTAACCTCCTGAAAAATATCAGCATTACAAATTTAGCTGTAAAATTATCATAacgaaatattattttaaatgttcaaagaaaaaacatttttctCAAACTACTGCTCATTATGACAAGTTTTCAGCATATATTTCTTGCGAAAATATAGTAGAAATTGCCAAGCTAACCTCTTAACTAGAAGTGTTCAACTTATAGATTTTCAAAGATTATTAAAATCTTCCAATCTAAATTTaacaaatttcttttaaatgaccCCACAAGTATAAGCAATTAACATGCTAGATATTCTCAACTCTTAATTAATTAGTTTCATAAGGCATTACAGCTACATACaaatgaaacaagcaaattcattcaATTAATATTCCACACAAAATGATTGTTGTTATTGATGCACCAAATCCCTTGATAAACAGCATAATTTTTAAAAAGGATTAAGTGCAGGGTAATTGTTtgtatgaattgcaattctcctcatttatAACTATACACCCATAAATTTTCATGATGAAATCATggagcgtatctgagatatagccctgaccatttacatcatacacaaacaacaaagggctataactcttatttaagaaagtgtagagtTATGACTCTTGTGCGAGGCAATTTTCCTCATTGAAATCTACACTCATTCTCAAATTAACGACCAAAAGCATGTCACAAGGTAATTGCAAACTTGTGTGACCTTTAAAAGAAGTGAAATATGTCAGTTTAATAATTCTAGGGCCGGGAAACTTTTATTTTAaggaaataaaacataataaagcttCAATCGAAGTGTTTTgactaaaaaaaattatttcaaaacgcGCACCCCACGCCAAAAACGCATGTCACAACTCCATTCACATTCATTTATATGGAGATATTCTAGTTGAATTTGTTTGCTTTTATCATGTATGGTATTTATTTAAACTCTGTAGTCTTGAGataatataaaaaacatcatATAAAGTTATCCGTTCACTTGCAAACATTCGttttttatgatttaattttGTACCAAGGTCACTGTATTTTATGTGACATTCGACTTTGAACACTCACAGTATCTACCATTCAGCACAAAATGAAagaacatttattatatataatacagtATCCTATTGCATAACGTTGATAAATGTATTCCATACAgagtgaaataataataaaaaaaattgtacttgttttcatttcttttaaagtgtctgcgtTTTTCACTGAAGCCTTACGTGACGAGCGCAGCTTTACTTCTGTTCGTTTTCTGTCATCTAATATAACACTGAAATGTTAGTCTTGTATCTATGCTCGAGAAATGAAAAGATTTTTAGTCGACTATCATGATTGGCCTGCACATTTCAATTGCACGGATGAAAAACATTTTACGTGACTGTAACTTTACGTGACGCATTTTAATCTTTACAGGGTTTAGATAAAAACTACAGCGATATAAGTAACCCTGTCATTATAAATACGTCATAGACACTTTGCTGACGTCATCTGTTTGAGAAAATCGCCATTTCTTAAGGATTCGTTTGTGTGGAACTGTGAGAATCTATGATTATTCAAGGTAAGTTTTTTGACTGATATTTGATTGATCGTATAATTTAGGCGATTGCTGGAAAATCTTACTTATAGTACTTTATTTTAACTTGTCGATGGTTTAAgatatattgattttttatgtatatgCAATGATTTCTAGCAAAGTATGAAAATTCTTCACGCTAACTATTGTCACGTAAACAACACATTGTTGTCACGTAAAATTCATCGTGGCAAACGGGGTAATTAACTCATGAGGACGTTAGTATGTTAGATTGGTATTTTTCaatatgaatatttgtttttcattgcCTTGTAATTATCCAAGAAATGGAAAACATTAATTCGatttaaatttaagaaatataACAGCTCTAAAATAATTTAGGGATGGCATGTCTACAgcacattttttaatattatttcgaTGTTGTCTGTGTCTCAAATATGGGGATTTTTCAGAAGATATCACATTTACTAAACATCTGCGATAGAAGATGCATACGGTTTTAGGTATACATTTATCATTcaatgcatattctacatttagaTATTTAGTAGATATTTAGTCACGTAAAATACAGAATCTGGCAGTAACCTCTATATGAAtgtcaaataattatgtttatgtcCAATTAAATTCTCCGTGTTCATAAAACGCTGTGCATGTAATTCTATATATCTCCAGACACATAATAAATGTTTGTCACATATATTCGTAAAGATTGCTTATGTGAATTAAGCAGTATAATTAGGGACTGATATCTTAAGTTGAATATTACACAGACGTATAGGGAGCGACtttacattaaaacattttagtaTGCAAAAATGTTATTGCCATGATTGATAACATTTGAATAAATGTCCGTACGTGTGCAATATTGTTATTGCCATGTTTGATGACATTTGAACAAATATCCATAAGTGTAAGGTAAGAACCTACAAAAACAATACTAACAATAAGTGTTTTTACATTTTGCAGATGGCCAAGTCACACGCGCAGCGACAGAAAGAATATAGAGAGAGGAAGAAAGCGGAAGGAGGTTCTCAATGGCTGGAAAAGGAGAGTAAAAggacaaaaaaatattatacgaACGTGAGCAAGCTAAGTAAACGAGAGGCGGCAAAGAGGAGAGAAAAACTGCGAGTAAAACAGGCAGTATATCGTGCAAGCAAGAAGTTTGATCATGCCAATGAAATAATACGCAATACAAACACTGGTAATGTTTTATCAGAAGAGCCACGCCCGAGTACTTCCGGAAATGATATACAAATGGCAGAAGTTACAAGTTCTGATTCAACGTTAGTTGTAAAAATGAAATTCCAAAGAAAGCAAAAGAGCACATCAGAGAagaaaaagaaacagaaaatcgTTTACTTTGCCAGGGTTATCAAGAATTTGCGAAGAAAGAACCAATCATTGCGGCAAGCCGTGTCACGGATGAAGCTGAAAACAAAAGGAAAAGGACCGAAAACACCAACAACCCCAAGATCAACAGCTGAAAAAGAAATGAAAGAAGCAGGATTAGAGCCTAATCAACATGAAACAATTAGGAAGAAACTTGTCTTTGGACATTGCAtaacaaatgaaatgaaacagAGAATAGCCTCGGGAAATCGAAAAGGGGGTGAAATCATCAAAAGAATTATTGCTGGTTCTATTCTGAGAAAGTATAGGCTAACACAATATGCAGCAAGACTTGTTGGAGTCCGTGTGAGGTCTAAGCAATATATGAATCACAGCTCTACGACACAGAAGTCACACAAAAAGATATACACAGCAGTAAGAGAATTCCTTGAAAGAGAGGATAATTCAAGACAATTACCTGGTAAAGCCGATTCAATTAAAAACGAAAAGAAAGAGAGAGTCCAAAAGTTTGTTTTGAATGACTATCTTAGAAACATATTCATAAAATTCAAAGCAGAATTTCCGAATCAGAAAATAAGTTTCGCCACGTTTTGTCGGGCAAGGCCAAAACATGTCACTTTGGTGAATTTTGCTGCCAGGGTTACATGCTTGTGCACAAAACATCAGAATTTTGCTTTACGGCTAAATTGTTTGAAGCGACATGGTGTATCAACAAATACAAGTCCAGATAATTTTTCGGAAACAACAACTGTACAAGAGTTTAGAGATAAGGTAACATCGATCCAAGAACAGCAAATATGTTTCAAGCAATGGAAACGAGTCAAGTGTGATGATGGAAAATTTAGGACCAAATTGCTAGACGTAGATCAGAATAAAGTAGAGTTCATGGAAACTGCCGTTTGTGAATTTGAAGTATTCAAGGAGCATGCTCGCAAGGTAACTGAACAGTATCAAGCATTCAAGCAAATGAAAATGAGTCTTGCTGAAAAGAAAGATCATGTATTGGTGCAAATGGATTTTGCCGAAAACTATGGCATTAAGGAAATGGAAGAAATACAAAGTGCGTATTGGAACCAAGAGTCAGTAACATTGCATCCAGTAGTTATGTATTATAACAATGGCATAATATCCCACTCAAGCATGGTTGTAGTATCAGAGGTCTTGAATCATAATTCGTCCATGGTTCTGGCAATACTGGTTAAAGTTTTGCAGTGGGTAAAGGGAGTTCATCCAGGTGTAAAATTCATTCATTACTGGACTGACTCCCCTGTCTCACAGTATCGCAACAAAATGCTTTTTGATGCCGTTGCAAATCATCCACGATTGTACGGGGTTCAAGCAAGTTGGCACTACTTCGAGGCGGGCCATGGCAAAGGGGCCTGTGATGGTATTGGGGGTGTGGTTAAACGGACCGCAGACACAGCCTTAAAATCGGGAAAGGTAAACATCACAAATGGGAAAGATTTCTATGAATGGGGTTTGAAATTAGACAGTAAGATCAAGTATGAATTCATCGAGAGAACAGAGTATGAAGAAGCAAAAGAGAAGAACGATGTCCGCCAAAAACATCTTAACACAGTAAAAGGGACTCTTGAAGTACATGCTGTTGTTGGTGTTAATGAACACAAAGTTATGGTGAGAGATACAACTTGTGCCTGCAGCAACTGCCTTACTGACAAGGGCTTTATTTGGCCAGAAAATAACGTTTGTGGATGGAGAAAAGAGATCTTAAGTAAGACTGAAGAAGATTATCAGAACAAAGCCGCCGAAAATGTCGCCTTtgaaaatgaagattttgttCCAGCTTACACACAACATCCGGACAGAGAAAACGAGTGCGATACTGTAGAAGAAGAGATTACAAAAGAAGATTTCGTCGCTGCGCAATATGATGGAGAAACATATATTGGGAAAGTTTTAAATATAGATGAAgggttatttgaaataaaattcatgGAACATGGACAAAAAGTGATAGATAGTTTAAAGTGGCCTATAAAAGATGACATACTGTGGATAGGGCCAAATTATCTGCAAAGTAGATGAACCCATTTCAACAGGAAAAGGAAAGCGCTTTTTCAAATTATCAGAGCTAGACAGAAATAAGATTCAAATCGCTAAGCAAAACTAACACTTGTTACCATAACTAGAAGTGTGAACAAAAACTGCCTTCATCATCTTGGATATCGCTTTTTGTTCTGTTTTTCAAAGGCTCAAGTGGAAGAATGGCattattgttatttcttaaacaatCATTACGAAGTCAGGAATAATGACTCAAATAACTTATTGTTGATGTTTGAAGTTTATGGATCGTGTTGATTTCAAGGTTTATTCCATTGtttcattcccttaaaagggttttgtaattaaatattattttggtaGTTTACATGACACATActattaatgttaataaacaaaacagaaaacatatttaacaGAATATACATTGTATCAAGAATCAAATGATATCGTTAAAGTTGACGAACATATTTCTACAGAAAAGCAaggcttttttttttcaagtttactGAACTGTGttgtatacaatttaattttttGCGCAAAAGGAATTGCTAAAAGAACTGCGATGAAAGTCATTagatgtatacatgttttaacaattattaagaaGTAATGGATAACGTTTTAAGTTatttgtttgatgttaagtgtttatGAATCTTGTTAATTTTAGCAgttattaaaatgtttcataCTTTTATATTAGCGATTCTTTATTTCTATGTTTGAAGGGGTATTTTACGTGACAAACGTCAGttacaattgtaaaataaaaacattgcttAATACAGCATCTTTCAAAAGTAATTATCATAA from Dreissena polymorpha isolate Duluth1 chromosome 1, UMN_Dpol_1.0, whole genome shotgun sequence carries:
- the LOC127871246 gene encoding NADH-cytochrome b5 reductase 3-like isoform X1, whose amino-acid sequence is MPGSEAWGVPVLVGTVVVGATAVLAKLFLFGDKKKKAPVTLQDPTVKYPLKLIDREEVSHDTRRFRFALPSMDHILGLPVGQHIYLSAKVDGQLVIRPYTPVSSDDDKGFMDLVIKVYFKNVHEKFPDGGKMSQYLNDMQIGDYIDVRGPSGLLQYEGKGVFRIKADKKSEARTVHARRVGMIAGGTGITPMLQIIRQVLKDREDRTVLHLLFANQTEQDILLRPELEDLEQSFPDRFKLWYTLDRPPADWKYGSGFVNSAMISEHLPDPVDGSIVLMCGPPPMINFACLPNLDKLGFTSDMRFSF
- the LOC127871246 gene encoding NADH-cytochrome b5 reductase 3-like isoform X2, whose translation is MGKWLLVGVPVLVGTVVVGATAVLAKLFLFGDKKKKAPVTLQDPTVKYPLKLIDREEVSHDTRRFRFALPSMDHILGLPVGQHIYLSAKVDGQLVIRPYTPVSSDDDKGFMDLVIKVYFKNVHEKFPDGGKMSQYLNDMQIGDYIDVRGPSGLLQYEGKGVFRIKADKKSEARTVHARRVGMIAGGTGITPMLQIIRQVLKDREDRTVLHLLFANQTEQDILLRPELEDLEQSFPDRFKLWYTLDRPPADWKYGSGFVNSAMISEHLPDPVDGSIVLMCGPPPMINFACLPNLDKLGFTSDMRFSF